One Nostoc sp. CENA543 genomic window, TAGTTTTTTGGACATAATCACATTTGCTTGAAAAACGGCTGTTGTTTAATATTTTTCTCGGTTGAGAAATATTTATTTAGGGATTTGATACCAACCCGTAGTTAGCAGCAAGTAGTTGATTGGTAGTACAGCTACATATCCAATCTACCGCGTCTTATCTTAGGGCAGCAGCAAACCGTAGAGGGATTTCTGTAGTGGATAACCGTACCTCGAAATTTATTCCCTTGGCTGGAACTTTGTAATTAATTAATTATTACTAGGGGGATGAAGATCAATAGTCAATAGTCAATAGTCAATAGTCAATAGTCATTAGTCATTAGTCATTAGTCATTAGTCATTAGTCATTAGTTACTAGTGATTAGAAAATTAAAAGGGAAATATAAAACTAATTTTCGTTTGTCGTAAACAGTCAAACACATAAACATAAAAATTAGAGTTTTTGCTTAATAAACACTTTACTTAAGTAGCTATAAAATTCTCATATTTTATCTTCTAAAATATAGTTATAACCACCTGGATGCACTCGATTTTCAAGACCAAGTATCATTATCTTCTCCACTTAGTCAGTAAGTCGATGGGAAAACACAACGATGTTAATAAAAGTCAACCAGGCTAAAACCCCCTTCTTTACTGCTTTACCTCAACTACAAAATATTTACACCGCTCTACTGACAATCAAGTGCCAAATACAGCAGATAACAGATAGATGAACCACGGAGTTTCAGCACTCATCTATATGGCAGAGGAATTTTAAACCTGTTCGCGGCTCTCCGTATACCTATGTCCTCATCACAGATGTTTTTGTAAAGTAATGTAAATTTTTTCCAAAAAATTGTGTAAATACCTAGCGTTTCGGGTTGAGTTATTGGCTAAAAGAAAAAAAGAGGAGAAAATTTAGATACTAGGGTCAGTGGATTCATCAGTACAATCATCCAGGAAAATAGATTTCATCAAATTACTGAATGGAGGTAATAGAAGAAAGTAAAAAATATAAAGAAATAATAGTGGATGTGAGCAACTTCTCGGCTATTTCTGATAGTGAGTTTACTCAAGGCACACTGTATTAATACGCATAAATACAGTGATGAGGATGAATAATTACAACGGATTTGCTGTCAATCAATCAAAATCAACATGGAACAAGTCTCGCAACTAGCAACGAAAATTAGAGATAAAACTGCATCGCCAGATATTTTAGTCATCTCGCGCCTGTTTTTGCCGAAGGAAGCGGTGATTGGAGAATATCTCTACAATCGCTGTTTGCAAGATCCAGAGGAAGTAATTGTTTTGACTGCTAGTTGTGCGGGTGATCAAGTATTTGACCAAGCGCAACAGTTTCCGGTGTATCGCTGGCCTAATCTGAGACACTGGTTAGGTAGTTTTCTGGGGAATTTTTTACAACCTGGGTTTAATTTAGTATGTTCATTTGTACTAGCAATCAAACTCTATTTTCGCTACCACTACAGCTACATTGAATGGGGACATGGATACGAATTTCCGGCTTTGTTGCTGCTGAGTTATGTTTTACCTGTACGCTTTTTCATTTACTTGCACGGTAGAGATTTAGTGTATGCTGCACGTAATCCTTTATGGCGATCGCTATTTAAACTCACACTCAAACGCGCCGCCGGAATCGTCTGTAATAGTTCAGCTACACAAAAGTACCTCAGAAACAACTTTCGCTTACAAACACCCACCCATGTAATTCATCCAGTAGTCAGACCAGAAAAGTTTGGCTTAAGTAATAACTCCCAAAATTTAGATGAATTAAGCTCTCAGATACGCCAAAACTACCATATTCCTACCACAGCCGTAGTTATACTCTCAGTAGGACGCTTAGTCAAACAAAAAAGCTTTGAACGCGTCATTGAAAACTTACCACTACTGTTAACCATTGGCGTGGATGTTCACTATATAATCTGTGGTCAAGGTGATTGTGAGTCCGAACTGAAAGCTTTAGCGCAAAGATTGCGAGTAGACAAGCGAGTACACTTTACAGGCTATGTACCTCCCGAAGAACTAGCAGGCTACTATGCAGCCTGTGATATCTTCGCCATGCTGACATCATCTAAGACAGCAACTAGCTACTTAGAAGGTTTTGGGGTAGTTTCTTTAGAAGCCAGTTATTTTGGTAAACCTGTCATAGCCTCTCGTAATTCGGCATTAATTGACATAGTGCATCATGAGGAAAACGGCTTACTAGTCAATCCTAAATCTGGCTACGAAGTGTTTCAAGCTTTTAAACAACTATGTCAAGACCAACAGTTACGAGAGAAGCTTGGTCATCAAGGTAAAGAACTAGCCAAACGTAGGACTTTGCATCGTTCCTTATATTTTGGGGGATAGGGATTGGGGATTGGGGACTGGGAAGATGGGGAAGTGTGGGGAGTGTGGGGAGAGAGGGGGGAAAGATTTCTTCCCACACCTCCCACACCTCCCACACTTCCTGCTTGCCCAATGCCCTATTCCCTATTTTCACCTATCCGCCACCTACAATTGTGACCACTTCTAAGCGATCGCCTGATTGTACCGTAGTTTGTTCCCAGAACTGACGGTGTAAAATTTCGCCGTTATACTCCACCGCCACCAACCGAGGATTAAAACCCAATTGTTGGAGTAAATCAGGTAAAAGAGTCTGGGAAACACAACTATGAGTTTCCCCGT contains:
- a CDS encoding glycosyltransferase family 4 protein, with product MEQVSQLATKIRDKTASPDILVISRLFLPKEAVIGEYLYNRCLQDPEEVIVLTASCAGDQVFDQAQQFPVYRWPNLRHWLGSFLGNFLQPGFNLVCSFVLAIKLYFRYHYSYIEWGHGYEFPALLLLSYVLPVRFFIYLHGRDLVYAARNPLWRSLFKLTLKRAAGIVCNSSATQKYLRNNFRLQTPTHVIHPVVRPEKFGLSNNSQNLDELSSQIRQNYHIPTTAVVILSVGRLVKQKSFERVIENLPLLLTIGVDVHYIICGQGDCESELKALAQRLRVDKRVHFTGYVPPEELAGYYAACDIFAMLTSSKTATSYLEGFGVVSLEASYFGKPVIASRNSALIDIVHHEENGLLVNPKSGYEVFQAFKQLCQDQQLREKLGHQGKELAKRRTLHRSLYFGG
- the thiS gene encoding sulfur carrier protein ThiS, which produces MSAQVTLQVNGETHSCVSQTLLPDLLQQLGFNPRLVAVEYNGEILHRQFWEQTTVQSGDRLEVVTIVGGG